The stretch of DNA TCTTGATGAGCTGAAACTTCTGGTTGAATCGGAAGAAGAACTTAAGAAAACATATGATGCATTTAAAACCCTTCAGGAACGCTGGAAAGAAATAGGTCTTGTTCCGAAAACTGAAATCAATAACCTGTGGCAGAATTACAATTATCTTGTAGAAAAATTTTTTGATAAGGTTAAAATCAACAAGGAACTTAAAGACCTTGACCTGAAAAAAAACCTGGAAGCAAAAATTGACCTGTGTGAAAAAACAGAAGAATTATTACTTGAAACGTCTGTTTTAAAATCGTTCAGGCAGCTACAGAAATATCATGAAATGTGGCGTGAGATAGGTCCCGTTCCTCAGGATAAGAAAGATGAAATATGGGAACGCTTTCGTAATACAACCGAAAAGCTCAATGAACGTCGCAGAGAATATTATTTAAAACTTAACGAAGAGCAGGAAAAAAATAAAGATACCAAAACCGCTCTTTGCGAAAAAGCGGAACAGGTTGCTGAAATAATTTGTGCTACAGCAAAGGAATGGCAGGAACAAACAACCATTCTTAATGATATGTTGCAATCATGGAAAACCATTGGCGCTGCAGCAAAGCAGGAAAATGATGATTTGTGGAAACGTTTTAAAACAGCTATTGATAATTTCTTTAATAATAAAAAGGAATTTTTTGGTAAGTTGAAAGATGAACAGATCAATAATTACAATCAGAAACTCAATCTTTGTTTACAAGCAGAAGCTGTGAAAATCAGTACCGAGTGGAAACGTGCTACCGACGACCTTATCCGGCTGCAACACGAATGGAAAAAAATAGGACCGGTTCCCAAAAAATATTCCGATAAAATATGGAAACGATTCAGGGCTGCATGTGATGAATTCTTTAATAATAAATCATCATACTATTCAAACATCGATGCTAAAGAAGAGGAAAACCTTAAATTAAAGAATGAGTTGTTGGAACAACTTAAGAATTATCAGTTTGGCGAAGATAATAATGAGAACCTTAAAATTATAAAAGACTTTCAGCGCAAGTGGATGGAAATTGGTCATGTTCCTGTTAAGTTTAAAAATGACCTTCACCGTGAATTCCGCGATGCTGTAGATGCACATCTTGATAAATTAAAGATTAGTACAGTAGAAAAAAATACGATTGGTTTTAAATCGAAATTTGAGAACATTGCTCATAATCCCGGCGCAAACCAGGTTATTTTTAAAGAAAAATCATTCATCATAAATAAAATAAATGCTTTGAAGAATGATATTAAAGTTTGGGAAAACAATATTGGGTTCTTTGCTAATTCAAAAAAAGCAAATGTTCTGAAAGAAGAATTTTTAAATAAAATTGAAAAAGCAAAAATGGATATAAAAGTACTTGAGGAAAAGTTGAAGTTTTTGAGGGAAGTGAAATAAGAGGAGTAGTAAGCCGTCTGCTGTGACGGAGTTCAAGTATTAGGAAATAAAAAAGCGTGAGGGCGCTGCGGCTTTGCCGCAGCGCCCTCACGCTTTTTGTAATATCAATTACGAAATCAAATTTCAAACATTTGTTTTATCTCGGAATAGTACATTCGTCCGCTTACAAGCTTGGTTTGGGCTTTATCGTTCATGATAAAAACAAACTTGCCCTTAAAATATTTATGTATTTCCTTAACATGATCGCGGTTTATCAATATCGATTTTGAAATCCTTAAAAAATCTTTTTGAAGTTTTTGTGAGAGATGTGATAACGTTTGGTCAGTAATAAACGTTTCGTTATTCTGGTTATAAAAATTCACATACTTTTCATTAGCTATAAAATAAATGATATCTTCAATTTTTACCGGGATGATTTTATTTCCTAATTTATGCGCAATGCTTGTAACTAAAGGCGTTTTCAGGTTTATTTGTTTGATGTTTTCGTAAAGTTCATTATTGTTTCCATTACTTATTTTTTCAATTTTCTGAATAGTAAGTTGAAGTCTTTCGCTTTCTACTGGCTTTAACAAATAATCAACAGAGTAGGTGTTGAATGCTTCAAGAGCATACTGGTCGTAAGCGGTACAAAAGATCACAAAAGGTTTGTGTTCCAGGTCAGCAAGCATGGTAAAAACATTTTTCCCCGGCATTTGTATGTCGAGGAAGATAATATCGGGTTTTTCTTTTTCAATTTTTTCAAATGCTTCATCACCATTCACTGCTTCCCCGCAAACATTAAACTGGTTTTGATAATCGTTCAGAAGGCGCATCATTCGTTGTCTTGCCGGTTTCTCATCATCAATGATTAAGGTTTTCCAAGGCTTTTTCATACTCGTTAAAATTATTTTGAAAGTGTAATTACTAATTTTTTTTCAGGCTGATTGATAAATCCGATCTCGAATGGTTTTTTATAAAGCAGTTTGAATTTCTCATAAGTATTCTGCAATCCGTATCCTGAGATAAGTCCACCGGGAAATTCCGGACCGTTGTCAAAAATTTCAATAACTACTTTTTGTTCTTTTTCAAATATTCTTATTTTGATAATCCCTTTTCCGGTAATCTTTGAAATGCCATGTTTTACTGCATTTTCGGTCAACGGTTGTAAAATGAATTTCGGGATTTTAAAATCATACAAATCGTTTTGCACTTCAATATGATATTCCAATTTATCTTCAAAACGGTTTTTCTCAACTTCAAGATAAATCTCGGTCATTTCAACTTCTTCTTTAATTGTGGAATAGTGATTATCTTCTTTGTTGATGTTGTACCGGAATAATTTCGAAAGTGATAATGCCATTTTTTCAGTTCTTGCGGCATCAATATACGCCAATGATGCCAATGAGTTTAGCGCATTGTAAAGAAAATGCGGGTTAATACGTGCCTGCAAAGCATTCAGGTCGGATTTGAATTTTAATTCTTTTTGTTTTGACAGTTCCAGTTCTTTTTCCTGCAATAGTCCTGAGATTTTATTTTTTTGAAAACGCTCGTAAATGCGGTATAATGTAATTAAAAATGGTACTATTAATATTTTCCAGTCAACTATTGAAAGATAAACAATCTCAGGTGCAAAAAATAAATACATAAACTGGTAGGCAAGCCAGATACAGAAGAATGAAAAAAATAAATTTAAAATAATAACAAGCCATTTAGTTTTAATTTTATTCAAAAATGTATCGAGAGCAAGAAATAATAACCCTATAATTATAAAAAACGGAATGAAGAATACTTCAAAAATGAGCAAAACTCCTGCTTCATGGAAATCACCATAAACAAATTTTCCGATAAGTAGAAGTAATATTGTAATTGTTGGTACCTGCGCAATTAGTGTAGCTTCGATAATTCTTCTTATTATTTTTGATTTTATTTTACCTACTCTGAAATTAAAACCGTAATAATTATATATTTCCGAAAAAATAAATAAAATGCAACCTGTTAAAAATAAAACGAAAAAGAATAACCCGCTTTTATCTTCATAATAAGTGTTGGGGGCGTCAATTATAATATTTTGTACTTCATATTCACCGCCTATAGAATAAAGAGTTTTAAGCAAGTATTTGTCGTATGAAGATAAACTGTCGCTATAATTAAAAATTGAACCAGCAACATTATTATTTTTAAATTCTCCAAGCAATCCTATGATATCTCTTTTAATAATTAACGGCCTGTTTTCTGTATCAATATCTGGGTTGATATACATTTTACATGCAGTATGAAAAGGGAAGAATATATTTTTTTCAACAAATTTATAACCTCCGTCGATTTCTTTAAATACATTTTTAATTAAACTTGAATCATAATCTCTTTTTATAGAATCAAATTTTAGTATTAGTGAAGGTTGATGATCAACAATTTTAACTTTTATGGTTTCTAATAAACTATTGAGTTCTGTAGCAAAATCAGTTATAACTTTAACATCTTCTTTGCTTGGATGACCTTCAATTTTAATTCTCAGATCATTTTTCATTAAATTCAAATCGTATGTATAAGGCTTGAATGAAACCGTTTTTCTAATGAATTCGTTGTTGTAGTTGTCAATTACTTTATATGTTTGAGAGGGGACAACCCGTAAAGTTCTATCAGGGTTTTGAACAACAATATTTTCAATATAAAATTTTTGCCCAACATCTAATTTTTGTAAATGTTTTAATATGTTTTGAGAAAATATGGAATCTTTTGACTCAACCTCATATAAATCGCCATGCTCATTAAAAGTAATTGTAAAAGAAACAATTTTAAAATTTGAAAATTTATTTTTTACTACAAATTTTTTAGATTTTATTAAAGAATTTATTTCAATAGCTCCATCCCATTTATTCTCATCTATATCTAAATATACTTTTGGTTCGGGAATTGGAAATATTTGTAGAGGAAAGCATACTTTTTCATTAATGCATAAAGTGCTATTACCTATTTTATTTGGTGTAATGTTAAACCATCCATTTTTTATAGGTTCAATTTTTCCATAATCGTATCCGAAAAAGTACATTTCTTTTGGGTCGTCAGCTTCGATTTTTATTGTTGACGTTATGGAATAATATAAATTACCGCCCAATATACTTACTTTATACCCTTTCCAATGGTATGATGTCCAAATTGTATCATTACTTGAAGCAAACGATAATTGTGTATTTATTAAGATGTAAAGGA from Bacteroidales bacterium encodes:
- a CDS encoding DUF349 domain-containing protein translates to MEKDDTQKLDNENSIQNENVNDSFQVETKNENADVAVSENSPAELEIQPEETEKLISDIEQQHEGVVVNKDYDNMSREQLAVVLEDIVKTDDVNTIKTDIALIKVSFLKKEKENTEVLLNKFIGDGGKKEDFSHVPDSFSERFNAAFEIYKDKKTRLNEELEKQKQENLKIKIQILDELKLLVESEEELKKTYDAFKTLQERWKEIGLVPKTEINNLWQNYNYLVEKFFDKVKINKELKDLDLKKNLEAKIDLCEKTEELLLETSVLKSFRQLQKYHEMWREIGPVPQDKKDEIWERFRNTTEKLNERRREYYLKLNEEQEKNKDTKTALCEKAEQVAEIICATAKEWQEQTTILNDMLQSWKTIGAAAKQENDDLWKRFKTAIDNFFNNKKEFFGKLKDEQINNYNQKLNLCLQAEAVKISTEWKRATDDLIRLQHEWKKIGPVPKKYSDKIWKRFRAACDEFFNNKSSYYSNIDAKEEENLKLKNELLEQLKNYQFGEDNNENLKIIKDFQRKWMEIGHVPVKFKNDLHREFRDAVDAHLDKLKISTVEKNTIGFKSKFENIAHNPGANQVIFKEKSFIINKINALKNDIKVWENNIGFFANSKKANVLKEEFLNKIEKAKMDIKVLEEKLKFLREVK
- a CDS encoding LytTR family DNA-binding domain-containing protein, with the protein product MKKPWKTLIIDDEKPARQRMMRLLNDYQNQFNVCGEAVNGDEAFEKIEKEKPDIIFLDIQMPGKNVFTMLADLEHKPFVIFCTAYDQYALEAFNTYSVDYLLKPVESERLQLTIQKIEKISNGNNNELYENIKQINLKTPLVTSIAHKLGNKIIPVKIEDIIYFIANEKYVNFYNQNNETFITDQTLSHLSQKLQKDFLRISKSILINRDHVKEIHKYFKGKFVFIMNDKAQTKLVSGRMYYSEIKQMFEI
- a CDS encoding histidine kinase, whose product is MKSKIFNIIFLYILINTQLSFASSNDTIWTSYHWKGYKVSILGGNLYYSITSTIKIEADDPKEMYFFGYDYGKIEPIKNGWFNITPNKIGNSTLCINEKVCFPLQIFPIPEPKVYLDIDENKWDGAIEINSLIKSKKFVVKNKFSNFKIVSFTITFNEHGDLYEVESKDSIFSQNILKHLQKLDVGQKFYIENIVVQNPDRTLRVVPSQTYKVIDNYNNEFIRKTVSFKPYTYDLNLMKNDLRIKIEGHPSKEDVKVITDFATELNSLLETIKVKIVDHQPSLILKFDSIKRDYDSSLIKNVFKEIDGGYKFVEKNIFFPFHTACKMYINPDIDTENRPLIIKRDIIGLLGEFKNNNVAGSIFNYSDSLSSYDKYLLKTLYSIGGEYEVQNIIIDAPNTYYEDKSGLFFFVLFLTGCILFIFSEIYNYYGFNFRVGKIKSKIIRRIIEATLIAQVPTITILLLLIGKFVYGDFHEAGVLLIFEVFFIPFFIIIGLLFLALDTFLNKIKTKWLVIILNLFFSFFCIWLAYQFMYLFFAPEIVYLSIVDWKILIVPFLITLYRIYERFQKNKISGLLQEKELELSKQKELKFKSDLNALQARINPHFLYNALNSLASLAYIDAARTEKMALSLSKLFRYNINKEDNHYSTIKEEVEMTEIYLEVEKNRFEDKLEYHIEVQNDLYDFKIPKFILQPLTENAVKHGISKITGKGIIKIRIFEKEQKVVIEIFDNGPEFPGGLISGYGLQNTYEKFKLLYKKPFEIGFINQPEKKLVITLSK